From Sphingomonas nostoxanthinifaciens, a single genomic window includes:
- a CDS encoding YunG family protein codes for MAAFVPVANIGSSSDHLFMQQRCISPIANPGSVDLPALTRALEASWDHLTSYQGVTRPGNPAFGQCYPTSRVVQWFYPEYEIAKGEVWTGSSVEQHFWNVRGMAGEAKWLDLSWEQFPAGSVVRNFLILDRNSLGDSERARERCALLLQRVLGHLAGNQD; via the coding sequence ATGGCTGCTTTCGTCCCGGTTGCAAACATTGGCAGTTCGAGCGATCACCTCTTCATGCAGCAGCGATGCATTTCCCCCATCGCTAACCCGGGCTCGGTCGATCTGCCGGCCCTGACGCGGGCGCTGGAAGCCTCTTGGGACCATCTGACCTCGTATCAGGGCGTGACCCGCCCCGGTAATCCAGCTTTCGGCCAGTGCTACCCGACCTCTCGCGTCGTACAGTGGTTCTATCCCGAGTATGAGATCGCCAAGGGCGAAGTCTGGACCGGGAGCAGTGTCGAACAGCATTTCTGGAACGTCCGCGGTATGGCCGGGGAAGCCAAATGGCTCGATCTGAGCTGGGAGCAATTTCCTGCCGGGTCGGTGGTGCGAAACTTCTTAATACTCGACCGCAATTCGCTGGGAGACAGCGAGCGAGCCAGGGAAAGGTGCGCGCTGCTGCTCCAGCGTGTGCTGGGCCATCTCGCTGGAAATCAGGATTAG
- a CDS encoding TlpA family protein disulfide reductase produces MARFALLSLTTLALMGGCHKQEAPAPQAQQQAAPTPEPAAPALAVVTDDKGKALPAAEIKTLDGTAVKLADLKGKPLLVNLWATWCVPCVKELPTLDALAAQQAGKLQVVAVSQDLEGARVVAPFVAKRGFKTLKPYLDTSNALMLALKEEGLPVTILYGADGKEVWRLRGDLDWTGAKAKELLAQAGV; encoded by the coding sequence ATGGCGCGATTTGCCCTGCTTTCTCTGACGACCCTGGCCCTGATGGGCGGCTGCCATAAGCAGGAGGCCCCGGCCCCGCAAGCGCAGCAGCAGGCCGCCCCGACCCCCGAGCCCGCCGCCCCCGCGCTGGCGGTGGTCACCGACGACAAGGGCAAGGCTTTGCCCGCGGCCGAGATCAAGACGCTCGACGGCACTGCGGTCAAGCTGGCCGACCTCAAGGGCAAGCCATTGCTCGTCAACCTGTGGGCGACGTGGTGCGTGCCGTGCGTGAAGGAATTGCCGACGCTCGACGCGCTGGCGGCGCAGCAGGCGGGCAAGCTGCAGGTGGTCGCGGTCAGCCAGGATCTGGAGGGCGCGCGCGTGGTGGCGCCGTTCGTGGCGAAGCGCGGCTTCAAGACGCTGAAGCCCTATCTCGACACCTCGAACGCGCTGATGCTGGCGCTGAAGGAGGAAGGCCTGCCGGTCACGATCCTCTACGGCGCCGACGGCAAGGAAGTGTGGCGCCTGCGCGGCGACCTCGACTGGACCGGCGCCAAGGCGAAGGAATTGCTGGCGCAAGCCGGGGTCTGA
- the argH gene encoding argininosuccinate lyase: MWGGRFAEGPSAIMREINASIPFDKRLWRQDIAGSRAHAAMLAAQGIVDADAVSAIDGGLAEIAALYEAEGPPEDLALEDIHMTVESKLSALIGPDAGRLHTARSRNDQVATDFRLWVRDAIDAVLAGLEAFQRALLVRAEEHAATIMPGFTHLQVAQPVTLGHHLMAWYEMAGRDRSRFADARVRMNRSPLGSAALAGTGFPVDRHATAQALGFDGPTDNSLDSVSDRDFALDYLMSATQCALHLSRMAEEFVIWASQPFGFVSLPDAYSTGSSIMPQKRNPDAAELVRGHSGRIAGCMVALTMTMKGLPLAYSKDMQDDKPPVFEAHDLLALSIAAMTGMVETTRFVPERMRAAAEAGFSTATDLADWLVREGGIPFREAHHITGHAVKLAEREGVALAALPLDALRQIDPRIDERVYSVLTVDASVASRTSHGGTAPDQVRARIAAAKAALGVAA; encoded by the coding sequence ATGTGGGGCGGGCGGTTCGCCGAAGGGCCTAGCGCGATCATGCGCGAAATCAACGCTTCCATTCCGTTCGACAAAAGGTTGTGGCGGCAGGATATCGCCGGCAGCCGCGCACATGCCGCGATGCTGGCGGCGCAGGGCATCGTCGATGCGGACGCGGTGAGCGCGATCGACGGCGGCCTCGCCGAGATCGCCGCGCTGTACGAGGCGGAGGGCCCGCCCGAGGATCTGGCGCTCGAAGACATCCACATGACGGTGGAGAGCAAGCTCTCCGCGCTGATCGGCCCCGACGCCGGGCGGCTGCACACCGCGCGCTCGCGCAACGATCAGGTCGCGACCGATTTCCGCCTGTGGGTGCGCGACGCGATCGACGCGGTGCTGGCGGGGCTGGAGGCGTTCCAGCGCGCGCTGCTGGTGCGTGCGGAGGAGCATGCCGCGACGATCATGCCCGGCTTCACCCACCTGCAGGTGGCGCAGCCGGTGACGCTCGGCCACCATCTGATGGCGTGGTACGAGATGGCGGGGCGCGACCGGTCGCGCTTCGCCGATGCGCGCGTGCGGATGAATCGCAGCCCGCTGGGCAGCGCGGCGCTCGCCGGCACCGGCTTTCCGGTCGATCGCCACGCGACGGCGCAGGCGCTCGGCTTCGACGGGCCGACCGACAACAGCCTCGACAGCGTGTCCGATCGCGATTTCGCGCTCGATTACCTGATGTCCGCGACGCAATGCGCGCTGCACCTCAGCCGCATGGCGGAGGAGTTCGTGATCTGGGCGAGCCAGCCGTTCGGCTTCGTCAGCCTGCCCGACGCTTATTCGACCGGCAGCTCGATCATGCCGCAGAAGCGCAACCCCGACGCGGCCGAACTGGTGCGCGGTCATTCGGGGCGGATTGCCGGCTGCATGGTGGCGCTGACGATGACGATGAAGGGCCTGCCTTTGGCCTATTCGAAGGACATGCAGGACGACAAGCCGCCGGTGTTCGAGGCGCACGATCTGCTCGCATTGTCGATCGCGGCGATGACCGGCATGGTCGAGACGACGCGTTTCGTGCCCGAGCGGATGCGCGCGGCGGCGGAGGCGGGCTTCTCGACCGCGACCGACCTCGCCGACTGGCTGGTGCGCGAGGGCGGCATCCCGTTCCGCGAGGCGCACCACATCACCGGTCATGCGGTGAAGCTGGCGGAGCGCGAAGGCGTGGCGCTGGCGGCGCTGCCCCTCGACGCGCTTCGGCAGATCGATCCCCGCATCGACGAACGCGTTTATTCGGTGCTGACGGTCGATGCCTCGGTTGCCAGCCGCACCAGCCATGGCGGCACCGCGCCCGATCAGGTGCGCGCGCGCATCGCCGCGGCGAAGGCTGCATTGGGGGTTGCGGCGTGA
- a CDS encoding GAF domain-containing sensor histidine kinase: MARIDAVPSILEIACRITGLRFAAVARVTDTSWIACAVRDEIDFGLEVGGSLDLKTTICDEIRDSRRGVIIDHVSEDPVFRDHHTPRRYGFESYISIPILRRDGSFFGTLCALDPLPAKLSAPDIVGTFENFARLIGLQLDLQDDMARKDTLLADADRSTEIRERFIAILGHDLRNPVAAIDAGTTMLGRIVQDAKGASILAQMKQSTRRIGALIEDLLDFARGRLGSGLTLDTAPMLTLATPIEQVVAELQLVHPDRPIDVHIALDEPVTCDVARIGQLLSNLVGNALTHGAPDEPVKVSAESKEGVFRLMVVNGGPTIPPDIMPTLFQPFTRSAEGSSRNGLGLGLFIASEIAKAHGGTIEAICADGETRFVLTMPCAC, from the coding sequence GTGGCCCGCATCGACGCCGTGCCATCCATCCTCGAAATTGCCTGTCGGATCACCGGCCTTCGCTTCGCCGCCGTAGCGCGTGTCACCGATACGAGTTGGATCGCCTGCGCGGTGCGGGACGAGATCGACTTCGGGCTCGAGGTCGGCGGCTCGCTCGATCTCAAGACGACGATCTGCGACGAGATCCGGGACTCGCGCAGAGGCGTGATCATCGACCATGTCTCGGAAGACCCCGTTTTCCGCGATCATCATACCCCGCGCCGCTATGGCTTCGAAAGCTATATCTCGATCCCGATCCTTAGGCGCGACGGCAGCTTCTTCGGAACCTTGTGCGCGCTGGATCCGCTTCCCGCCAAGCTTTCCGCCCCGGATATCGTCGGCACGTTCGAGAATTTTGCGCGACTGATCGGGCTCCAGCTCGACCTTCAGGACGACATGGCGCGCAAGGATACGTTGTTGGCGGATGCCGATCGGTCCACGGAAATCCGGGAGCGGTTCATTGCGATCCTGGGGCACGATCTCCGCAATCCGGTCGCGGCGATCGATGCCGGCACGACCATGCTCGGCAGAATCGTGCAGGATGCGAAGGGTGCCTCGATCCTCGCGCAAATGAAGCAGAGTACGCGGCGCATCGGCGCGCTGATCGAGGATTTGCTGGATTTTGCACGCGGACGCCTCGGCAGCGGACTGACGCTCGACACAGCGCCCATGCTGACGCTCGCAACGCCCATCGAGCAGGTCGTTGCCGAACTGCAGCTGGTGCATCCCGATCGTCCGATCGACGTGCACATTGCACTGGACGAGCCGGTTACGTGTGACGTGGCGCGGATCGGCCAGCTCCTGTCCAACCTCGTCGGGAACGCGCTCACACACGGCGCGCCCGATGAGCCCGTAAAAGTCAGCGCCGAAAGCAAGGAGGGGGTGTTCCGTCTCATGGTCGTCAACGGCGGCCCGACGATCCCTCCGGACATCATGCCGACGCTTTTCCAGCCGTTCACGCGCTCCGCCGAGGGATCTTCGCGCAATGGGCTGGGGCTCGGCCTCTTCATCGCAAGCGAGATCGCGAAAGCACATGGGGGTACGATCGAGGCAATCTGCGCCGACGGCGAAACGCGCTTCGTCCTGACCATGCCCTGCGCCTGTTGA